The following is a genomic window from Pedobacter sp. KBS0701.
TTCCCATGATCGAACCTGAAGGTATTGGCCACTGCTTTACATGCCGGAAACAAACTTAATATTTCTTTAGAAGTATCTGTTGCCTGTTGTAGTAACGTTTCTTTTGCATAACCCTCAGTTGATGTTAAATCTTCGTGTAGCGCAGTACCCAACATTTTATTGGCCGCCCAAACATTACCCATAATCAGCGTGCAATACTGAGCCAGTTCAGGCAAAACATCAATAGGATCCTTACCATATTTCCAAAGTTTGGCGCGGTAGTTCAGATCCAGTGAAATGGTGATATTCCGCTCAGTTGCCGCTTTTAAAGCTTCCAAACAAACATCAGCAATAGATTGATTGATTGCAGGGCATATCGCACTGAAATGGAACCAGTTTACGTCTTCAAAAACTTCATCCCAGTTGATCTGGCCAACCTTTAATTCTGCATAAGCCGAATTTGCGCGGTCGTAAATTACACCGGCATTTTTAAGGTCTTTTCCTTTCGGGAGATAATATAAACCCAAACGTTCGCCACGATAAACCATCGGCGTGGTATCAATATTACGGGCATCAAGATAATCTACAATTTCCCGGGTGACCGAATTATCAGGCACAGCCGATAAGTAGGCCGAAGGAACATTCCAAAGGGCCAGTGCAGTGGCTACATTCAGCTCTGCACCGCCAACATAAAACGGAAGTTTGTTTTCTTTTAACCAGGCACCATCCATATCAGGACAGATGCGCAAAAGTATTTCACCAAAGCTTAAAACTTTTTTTCCTTTTTGTGATGAAGCGAATATTTGGGTGCTCATTTTTATATCTGATCGGCGTATTTCATGCTATTTTCTGCAAGGGTATGAAAACGGAAGGAAAACGATTGAAATGATCTGATTCCAATGAAATACCTTCCTAAAGCCCGATTTTGGTTAAAACTTAAAGTAATTTTTTGCGTTAAAGTACGAAATATCCTGAACAATTTTGCCAACCCATTCCAAATCGTTAGGCAATTCACCGTTCTCAATATCTTCCCCAAACAGGTTACAAACAATCCTTCTGAAATATTCGTGACGTGGGAAAGAAAGGAAACTGCGCGAATCGGTAAGCATACCTACCAGGCGGCTTAAAAGCCCCATATTCGATAATGCGTTTAACTGTTTGATCATGCCGTCTTTCTGATCCAGAAACCACCAGGCAGAACCAAACTGAACTTTACCGGCAACCGAACCATCGTTAAAATTACCAATCATAGTAGCAATCAATTCGTTATCGGCAGGGTTAAGGTTGTAAATAATCGTTTTGGCCAGTTTATCCTGATTATCCAAACGGTTTAGGAATTTAGAGAGCATATGGGCCTGGCTAAAATCACCGATTGAATCCCAACCGGTATCCGGACCTAATTGCCTTAACATCCTGGTGTTGTTGTTACGCAACGCACCAAGGTGGTATTGTTGCACCCAGCCATTTTCGTGATCCCATTCTGCAAAATAAACCAGCATAGCCGATTTAAATTTCAGGTTCTCTTCGTAAGAGATACCTTGTTTAGCGCGAATTTTATCAAAAATGGAGGAAATTTCAGCTTCAGTATAATCTTCGGCATAAATCTGCTCTAAACCATGATCTGAAACCGAACAGCCATGATCAGCAAAATAATCGTGACGGCTTTTTAAGGCATCGATATAGTCTTGAAAACTGCTGATGGTTTTATCAGCAACACTTTCTAACTTATTGATATATTCGTTCAATCCTTCAATATCATCACTGTTCATTGCTTTATCCGGACGGAAAGCAGGTAACATTTTCAAATTTGCACCTTCTCTTGCCAATTGCTGGTGGAAGTTTAAGCTATCCAACGGATCATCTGTGGTACAAACAGCTTCTACATTCATTTTGGCCAGCAAACCACGTACAGAGTACTCAGGCGTTTGCAGTTTTGCAGAACATTCGTCATAAATTTTCTGTGCGGTTTTGCCCGAAAGTAAATCGGTTACGCCGAAATAACGTTGAAGTTCTAAATGTGTCCAGTGGTATAATGGATTACGCAAAGTATAAGGAACCGTTTCAGCCCATTTCTCAAATTTCTCATAATCTGATCCAATACCGGTGATATATTTTTCATCCACACCATTGGCACGCATGGCCCTCCATTTGTAATGGTCGCCGGCAAGCCAAACCTGACTGATATTGGCAAACTGGGTATTATTGGCAATCTGCTCTGGAATAAGGTGATTATGGTAATCGATAATCGGCAATGATTTTGCAAAATTGTGATAAAGCTTTTCTGCTGTTTTGCTTTGCAAAAGAAAATTTTCGTCTAAAAAAGGTTTCATGCTATGTGATTTGAGACATTAAGTAATCGGTTTGAGATAATTAAAACGATTATCTAATAATTTTTTATTTAGCCCGGTCTGTGTCCTCACAGACTGGAATTGAATTTATATTTTATTCGCTCGGTGGTCTGTGGGGACACAGACCACGGAATTTAGGGCTAAGACTATGGGTTTTTCTCTGCACCCCAGACTCAACACTCCAAACTCCCAGCTCCAAGCTACAAACTAACTCCCCTTTTCCATGGAATAAAATCATCCTGGTTAAGCAACACTGCTTTAGGGATTACTTCACCACTGGCCGCTTTAATGCAATATTCCAGGATATCTTCTCCCATTTGCTCGATGGTTTTTTCTCCTTCGATTACTGGTCCACAGTTGATATCAATGATATCGCCCATGCGTTTGGTTAAGGCATTATTGGTTGATAACTTGATGGTTGGACAAACCGGGTTTCCGGTAGGCGTGCCCAAACCGGTAGTGAACAAAATTAAGGTTGCCCCCGATGCTGCTTTTCCGGTGGTGGCCTCTACATCATTTCCAGGCGTACAAACCAAATTTAAGCCTGGTTTTGTGGCTGGTTCGGTGTAATCCAACACATCTTCCACTGGTGAGGTTCCACCTTTTTTAGCTGCTCCGGTACTTTTAATGGCATCGGTAATCAACCCATCTTTAATGTTGCCTGGTGATGGATTCATAAAAAATCCAGAACCTACATTTTCTGCAGCCTGGTTATAAGCCGTCATTAGCTGGATAAATTTACGTGCGGCGGTTTCGTCTTTAGTACGATCGATTAGTTGTTGTTCGGCACCACAAAGCTCAGGGAATTCGGCCAAAAGCACGGTTCCGCCTAAAGCCACCAATAAATCGGAGGTATAGCCTACAGCAGGATTGGCGCTTATGCCACTAAAACCATCGCTACCGCCACATTTTACACCCAAAACCAGTTTGCTTAACGGCGCAGGCTGACGTTCCATTTTATTGATTTCGGTTAAACCGATAAAGGTTTTACGGATGGCTTCTTTAACCAATTGTTCTTCGCTCTGCGATTGCTGCTGCTCAAAAATGAATAAAGGTTTATCGAAATTCGGACTACGCTGTTTTAAATCGTCCATAAAATCTTTAACCTGCAAATTCTGACATCCCAGGCTCAACACGGTTACACCAGCCACATTGGGATGATCAGCATAAGCAGCCAATAACTTGCTCAATACAGCGGCATCCTGACGGGTACCACCGCAACCACCCTGATGGTTCAGGAATTTAATGCCATCTACATTTTTAAAAACACGGTTGGCTGATGGATTTGCCAATCCAATAGAGCCTGGATCGGCCTCTTCTAAAATCTCACCATTTTTGTAAGCCTCTACCAACTGGTGGGCGTAAGATTTATATTTATCAGTTACGGCATAACCCAATTCGTTGTGCAAAGCCTCACGGATGACATCTAAATTGCGGTTTTCGCAGAAAACAGTCGGGATAAACAACCAGTAATTGGCAGTTCCTACACGACCATCGCTACGGATATAACCATTAAAGGTTCTGCCTTCAAATTTGGAAACATCGGGCGCGTGCCATTCGTAATGGTATGGACGAAATTCGTAAGGATCGGAAGCATGTTTCGTATTTTCGGTATCCATCAAACCACCTTTAAGAATGAAATGCTGTGCCTTCCCTACCAGTACACCATACATAATAATGTGATCGCCAGCATTCATATCCTGCATAAAAAACTTATGCTTCGCCTGGATATCATCCTGTAAAATATATTCCTGCCCATCGTGGATAACAGTTTCGCCTTTTGCAAGATTTTGCAGGGCAACAAGAACGTTGTCGTTAGGATGGATTTTTAAAATTCTAGTAACCATTTTAATTTGTTCTTTCTGAATGCAAGTTACTTAAAGTTTCTTTTGCACCCTTATTTTGTAATAATTCAACGTATGATTTTACGGCTGCGTTAAAGCCGGGGTAATTGTTCAGGTTTTTATCCCAAAGGCGTCTGTCGCCAAGGGTATTATCTACCACGGTTTCAGGATTTTTCCAGTATTCGTATAACACTTCCGCAAATTCATCCTGTACAGGAAAGGTTTTTCCATTGGCACTGGCCGTATAAGTATCGCCATCATTGTTCACATTCATAAAAAGAATATAAGCGGCAACACCCAAAGCGGTAAGTTGTGGTACTTCATTTTTTAAGGCATAATACCTTCTGATGAGCGGCATGTTGCGCATCTGCATTTTTGAAGTGAAGTTTAAGGTAATGGCCTGCCATTGGTGCTCTAAAAAAGGATTGCTGAAACGGTCGACCACACTATTGGCAAAAGCGAGGGCTTCATCGTAAGTAATGTCTTCATTTACCACAACGGGAGCAATTTCCTCTTTCATCAGTTTTAATACGTTGCTAGTGAAATCTTTATCGGCCATTGCTTCTTTTACCGTATTAAAGCCTGCTAAAATGGCTAAACCACAGCTAATGGTATGTGTGCCATTAAGTAAACGGAGTTTTAGTTCTTTAAATTTATCGATAGAAGGAACAATAAAAATGCCCTTATCTGCTTTTTCGAAAGATAAAACCTCTTTTACTTTTTCGCTGGATGATTCGATTGCCCAAAGCCTGAAAGGTTCGGCCATGATCATAAGCTCGTCTTCGTAACCCAATTCGTTTTCGATGACTTTTCGCTCTGCCGCCGGAAGTTTTCCCGGCACAATACGATCGACCAAAGTTTTACAGAAGTGATTGGCGGTTTTTAACCAGTTTTCGAAATCCCAGCCCAATTTGTTATGAATAGCAAGATCCAGTACAATTTCTTTCAATTTATCAGCGTTATCACTGATTAATTCCGTTGGAACAATCACCATTCCGCTTTCGGCCGAACCATTAAACACAGTATATCTTTCGTGCAGGAATGCCAGTAATTTCCCCGGATAAGATTGCGGTGGATTATCGGTTATTTTATCTTCACTTTTAACAATCCCAACTTCAGTGGTATTCGAAATCACGACCTGCATTTCGGGCTGGTGGGCAGCTTTTAAAATTTCGGCCCAATCCTGCGAAGCTGATAAAACCCTGCTGATTGAAGCATTGATTGAATTTTCTTCAACAGTAACGCCGTTTTCAA
Proteins encoded in this region:
- a CDS encoding sugar kinase; protein product: MSTQIFASSQKGKKVLSFGEILLRICPDMDGAWLKENKLPFYVGGAELNVATALALWNVPSAYLSAVPDNSVTREIVDYLDARNIDTTPMVYRGERLGLYYLPKGKDLKNAGVIYDRANSAYAELKVGQINWDEVFEDVNWFHFSAICPAINQSIADVCLEALKAATERNITISLDLNYRAKLWKYGKDPIDVLPELAQYCTLIMGNVWAANKMLGTALHEDLTSTEGYAKETLLQQATDTSKEILSLFPACKAVANTFRFDHGKGIRYYTAIYTVGELTVSEEYVSDEILDKVGSGDCFMAGLIYGFYNQLSAKETLNFATAAAYDKLYIPSDATTSTVADIEKRIIRND
- the uxaC gene encoding glucuronate isomerase, which encodes MKPFLDENFLLQSKTAEKLYHNFAKSLPIIDYHNHLIPEQIANNTQFANISQVWLAGDHYKWRAMRANGVDEKYITGIGSDYEKFEKWAETVPYTLRNPLYHWTHLELQRYFGVTDLLSGKTAQKIYDECSAKLQTPEYSVRGLLAKMNVEAVCTTDDPLDSLNFHQQLAREGANLKMLPAFRPDKAMNSDDIEGLNEYINKLESVADKTISSFQDYIDALKSRHDYFADHGCSVSDHGLEQIYAEDYTEAEISSIFDKIRAKQGISYEENLKFKSAMLVYFAEWDHENGWVQQYHLGALRNNNTRMLRQLGPDTGWDSIGDFSQAHMLSKFLNRLDNQDKLAKTIIYNLNPADNELIATMIGNFNDGSVAGKVQFGSAWWFLDQKDGMIKQLNALSNMGLLSRLVGMLTDSRSFLSFPRHEYFRRIVCNLFGEDIENGELPNDLEWVGKIVQDISYFNAKNYFKF
- a CDS encoding UxaA family hydrolase, with amino-acid sequence MVTRILKIHPNDNVLVALQNLAKGETVIHDGQEYILQDDIQAKHKFFMQDMNAGDHIIMYGVLVGKAQHFILKGGLMDTENTKHASDPYEFRPYHYEWHAPDVSKFEGRTFNGYIRSDGRVGTANYWLFIPTVFCENRNLDVIREALHNELGYAVTDKYKSYAHQLVEAYKNGEILEEADPGSIGLANPSANRVFKNVDGIKFLNHQGGCGGTRQDAAVLSKLLAAYADHPNVAGVTVLSLGCQNLQVKDFMDDLKQRSPNFDKPLFIFEQQQSQSEEQLVKEAIRKTFIGLTEINKMERQPAPLSKLVLGVKCGGSDGFSGISANPAVGYTSDLLVALGGTVLLAEFPELCGAEQQLIDRTKDETAARKFIQLMTAYNQAAENVGSGFFMNPSPGNIKDGLITDAIKSTGAAKKGGTSPVEDVLDYTEPATKPGLNLVCTPGNDVEATTGKAASGATLILFTTGLGTPTGNPVCPTIKLSTNNALTKRMGDIIDINCGPVIEGEKTIEQMGEDILEYCIKAASGEVIPKAVLLNQDDFIPWKRGVSL
- a CDS encoding tagaturonate reductase; its protein translation is MILNKENLKNIKGDKVTKPTAEILALPEKVIQFGTGVLLRGLPDYFIDKANQQGIFNGRVLVVKSTSRGGADEFSKQDNLYTLCVKGIENGVTVEENSINASISRVLSASQDWAEILKAAHQPEMQVVISNTTEVGIVKSEDKITDNPPQSYPGKLLAFLHERYTVFNGSAESGMVIVPTELISDNADKLKEIVLDLAIHNKLGWDFENWLKTANHFCKTLVDRIVPGKLPAAERKVIENELGYEDELMIMAEPFRLWAIESSSEKVKEVLSFEKADKGIFIVPSIDKFKELKLRLLNGTHTISCGLAILAGFNTVKEAMADKDFTSNVLKLMKEEIAPVVVNEDITYDEALAFANSVVDRFSNPFLEHQWQAITLNFTSKMQMRNMPLIRRYYALKNEVPQLTALGVAAYILFMNVNNDGDTYTASANGKTFPVQDEFAEVLYEYWKNPETVVDNTLGDRRLWDKNLNNYPGFNAAVKSYVELLQNKGAKETLSNLHSERTN